The following proteins are encoded in a genomic region of Planctomycetota bacterium:
- a CDS encoding DUF58 domain-containing protein, whose amino-acid sequence MTTTNKYLDPRTLNRIRNLELRARTTVEGLRIGQHRSPYKGSSVEFAEHRQYTAGDDTRHVDWKVFGRTDKIFIKQFQAETELRLVLVVDASESMDFGSLDSIDAPGDEWTKYDHATAIAATLAYMATRQSDSVGLAIFDQVVSRYFKPSSQPGTWRQLVTELGAIPRWNPTAIGKVLEQVTGKLTGRSVVVVLSDFFDDLDAIQKGFRMLRHKGHEVLALQVMDPQEVKFPFEDVTMFEGLEEAGELLAEPRALRDAYLQQMQEHTDELAHRCRRMGIDFERFDSGEPLDVAISTFLARRSDRLRVTT is encoded by the coding sequence GTGACCACCACCAACAAATATCTCGACCCGCGGACGCTCAATCGCATTCGCAACCTTGAACTCCGGGCGCGGACGACGGTGGAAGGTCTGCGCATCGGCCAGCACCGTTCGCCCTACAAGGGATCGTCCGTTGAGTTCGCCGAGCACCGGCAGTACACCGCCGGGGACGACACCCGGCACGTCGACTGGAAGGTCTTCGGCCGCACCGACAAGATCTTCATCAAGCAGTTCCAAGCCGAGACCGAACTGCGCCTCGTCCTCGTCGTCGACGCGTCTGAATCCATGGACTTCGGCAGTCTCGACTCGATCGACGCCCCCGGCGACGAGTGGACCAAGTACGACCACGCCACCGCCATCGCCGCGACCTTGGCCTACATGGCGACACGCCAGAGCGACAGTGTCGGACTGGCGATCTTCGATCAAGTCGTCTCCCGTTACTTCAAACCCAGCAGCCAGCCCGGCACCTGGCGGCAACTCGTCACCGAACTCGGCGCGATCCCGCGTTGGAATCCGACCGCCATCGGAAAGGTACTCGAACAAGTCACCGGTAAGCTCACTGGCCGCAGCGTCGTCGTCGTGCTCTCCGACTTCTTCGACGACCTCGACGCGATCCAAAAAGGATTCCGCATGCTCCGTCACAAGGGCCACGAGGTGCTCGCACTCCAAGTCATGGACCCACAGGAGGTGAAGTTTCCGTTCGAGGACGTGACGATGTTCGAGGGTTTGGAGGAAGCCGGCGAACTGTTGGCCGAACCGCGTGCCCTGCGGGATGCGTACCTCCAGCAGATGCAGGAACACACCGACGAACTCGCCCACCGTTGCCGCCGCATGGGCATCGACTTTGAGCGCTTCGATAGTGGCGAGCCGTTGGACGTTGCGATCAGCACCTTCCTTGCACGCCGGTCGGACCGGCTGAGGGTAACGACATGA